In the Terriglobia bacterium genome, CCCGCCCTGCGAGGCCCGTTCCAGGGCTTCCGCGCCGTCTTTGACGCTCTCCACCTGGTAACCCTTGCTCGCCAGCAGATCAGTAAGCGTCAGCACCAGGGCAGCGTCGTCTTCCACCAGAAGCAGATGGGGCTGAATGAAATTTTTTCGTTTCATGCTGCCTGCCGTTTTGGGCTGCTGAAAGAACTCTCGCGCGGCGTCATCCTGAGCGGAGCGAAGGATTTGTTTTGTTCATTTCAGTAAGGTACAGCAGATGCTTCGCTATGCTCAGCATGACGGGCGTCCTGTTTTCAGCAATCGGTTAGACCAATCCACCCGGGCGGGCTTCCTGGCCCGCCTTTTGCTCAGCCTCCGCCATGGCGGGCAGATGGATGGTAAATCGCGATCCCTTTCCTTCCGCGCTCTCCACGCTCACACGCCCGCCCTGCGCCTCAATGTGGCGCTTCACGATGCTCAGGCCCAGCCCGGCGCCGGGCACTGCCGATGCCAGCACTTCATGGCCTCGATAGAACGGTTCAAAGATGTGGGGCAAATCTATTGGATCAATGCCGGGGCCATGGTCCTCCACCGAGATCCGCACTTCACCTCCGCCTCCATTGGGCGCGCACGCGGCCGTGATGCGCAGCCATCGGCCCTCGCCGCCATACTTGATGGCGTTGGCGAAGAGGTTCTTGACGGCGCTCTCAACCGACGGAGCTTCCACCAGCACGGGCGGAAGATTGTCGTCTACTTTCTTTTCCACCTGCCAGCCGGCATCACGGAAGGCGGGAGTAAATTCGGCGAGCGCGCGCTCCAGCATTGCGGGAACCTCAGTGGGAACCTCCTGGTAGCGCTTCGCGCCGGATTGGATGCCCGCGTAACTCATCACCTGCTCGATCAGGTCCGTCAGCCGGCGTGCTTCATTTCGCACCAGCGCGCCATATTCCCTCACCCTGCCCGGCTCCTGCACCACGCCGCTTGAAAGGTTGAACCCGGCGGACTGAATGGACGCGAGAGGCGTCCGGAATTCATGCGAGACTCCTGCCACGAATTCCATCTCTCGCCGCGCCAGCTCGCGAGCGCGATGGGTGGCAACCACCAGCGACCCCATGCTGACCGCCAGCACGAATAGGACTCCGAATCCCAACGCCAGGTCCCGCCGCCGCGTCCGGGCCACCAGCGCGTCAATTGAGCCGGCCTTGTTCTTCACCACCAGGACCCACGCGCCCGCCTCGCGAAATCGCCCGCGCCGCTCAGGACCCTGTGTTGAAGGACCTTCGGCGCCCGGCGGAGGTTCGGCGGCTATCGACAAGTCCATCAGATCGTCCGCTTCCGCCCCCCTGGCGAGCCTCCTGGCGCGAAATCGAAGCAGCGCGCCCAGCTCCCCATACGAAGCGAGCAGCAGAGCGTCACCGTCTGGCGAAGTAAAGGACGACGGCACGAGGCCTCGCTCAGAACTGAAAATGATTTGCCGCGGGTCGCCGCCCAGTATGCCAACTCGATAACTGGCGATGCCCGCCCCGCCGAAACTTCGTTGCAGCAGTTGAGGAAACACGTGCTGCTTCAAATAGTTGATGTCCAATTCAAGGAAACACCAGCCGCGCAATCGCCCCGAAAAGCGCGCACGCGCCGGCAGATCGAAACGCGGCATTCCGCTCGGCGGAGGAGGCGCGCGGTGGATTTCCTCCCCCTCCGTAAAAATTTCCGGCCGCGAATCAGGACCGGCTTCCCGTTCTCCGCCTATCCGGAGAGTAAATCCGCGGCCCCTTTCGCCGGATTCCATCAGCGGAACAACAATCATCGGGCGGGAGCCGTTGAGAGCGAACGGGAAGCCACCGGCCCGAACAAAAAAGAAGTTCCTGTGCTCCCGCGGGCCGGTCCTATCAATCCCTCCAGGTCGCGGCCGGAACGTTTCGAGTGATTCGGGCCAGGGCTCCTGGTTGAACTTTCCGCTCGATGCAGCGAGCGTGCGGAATTGCGTCTTTCCGTCCGCATCAATGGTGGCCACGCTCAGCGTTGACACCAGCGCGCTTGCGGCATCATTGCTCCGCCACTGCGCATAGAAATCGGCCAGGTACAGGTCGAGGTCTGCCGTGGCCGCCGATCGGGGCACGGGACGAAATGTCGCACGGATTTCCAGCAGCGGCGCCACAAACTCGCCGCGAAAACTGCGCATGGCGGCGTTCAGGAATTCCTCCTGCTGCTCGCGGTCCGCAACGCTGGCCCGGTTGATCCAGCCGTAAAGCAGCGTGCCGGCCAGCACCAGCCCCGCCGCAAAAACCGCAATCGTCAGCAGGGGATAATTCGACTTGGAAGGTTTCCAGCGCACTTAACTGGATTATATAACGCGCGAGTTCAGCCCGCAGGCGCTTGTAAGCTGTCAAAAAGCAACTTTACGAGGATTTTACACCCCGTGTTCTGGAATGGGTGGCGCAGACGTGGCGCTTTTTGCCATGTCTGCGAAACATTCCGCTGATGAGCGGGTCGCGCAGATATCCCGCTCGTGGGGATGCCTAAATCCTTGGCGACGGGTTCATGGTTTTCTCTGCGGCCTCTGTGCGCTCTGTGGTAGAGCTTTTAACCAGCAAGAACCTGAGATTTGCCTCTGATTTCTGAAGCCGCGCTACAATTGATCCACCCGCGGAAGCCTGGAAAGAAATCTGAACGCCGCGGAGCCGCGCTCCGTCTATACCAGTGAGGCTTGCCGATGCCCGAATCGAGCGAAGGCGTTTTGAGCGACATTTTCCCAATCGCCGCTGCTTCCACAGACGAGCTGGAGACAGCGGTGCGGGAGCACTCGCGCTGTGTTTACGCTATCGCTTACTCAGTGCTTCGCAATCACCACGACGCGGAAGACGCCGCCCAGGAAACTTTTGTGCGCTTCTGGCGGCACCACCGGCGCTGGAAGCTGATCCGCAATCATCGGGCATGGCTGGCGCGAACGGCCTGGCACGTGGCGCTGGACTCGCGGAGAAAACGGCGCGCGCTGGACGAATCATCCATTTCGCTCAGCGAGTCCGTCGAGGCGGTCTTGCGCCTTTACGCAGAGGGCGCGCCCGCCGATGAGATTGCGGGCCGCAAAGAAATGACGGCGCTGCTCGATCGGCTGATCGGATCCTTGCCCGAAGACCTTCGCCACGCGCTCACGCTGTCGCTCGCCGAGGACCTTACCTCGCCGGAAATTGCCGCCATCCTGCGAATTCCGGAAGGCACTATTCGCCAGCGCCTGTGGCAGGCGCGCCAGATTCTGAAAGAGAAGCTTTCCGTTTTGCTCGAGGGAAAACATGCGAGATAAAGACCGGTTCGTTGACGAACTCCTCGATTCCGCGCTTGCCCATCATCGAACGGCAGAGCCGCGCCCTGGGCTCGAAGCCCGACTGCTGGAGCGTGCCCGCGCGGGTGCCAGCGAACAAAGCGCCGGAGGTAACATCTGGAAATTGTGGATAGCCGCTGCGGCAACCGTGGCAGTCGCCATAATGTTCTTCGCGATTCGCGTGGCAAACCGCCCGCATAGCCCGGCGGCGGAAACATCTCAAGCCAGTAAGGCCGTTCCTGCGCCAACCCCCAAGGGGATACTGACGGCGAATTCAGGAGCAGCTCCCAAGGCCGGCAACGCAATATCGATTATTGAGCCAAAACGAGCCGCACACCGCGAAAGCAAACCGTCGCGCCGCGTAAAAAATTCTTCGAGGCAAGTGGAGGCGCATCACTGGCCGTCCCAGTTCCCTACCCCGGCGCCGCTCACACCGGAACAGAAGGCTCTGGTCCAATACGTTCGCGACACGCCACCACAGGTGCTGGAGGCGTCGCTTTTCAAACAGAAGTCTGAAGGTCGGCCAATGGAGATCAGGTCCTTGAAGATCGCTCCACTGGAAATTCAGCCCCTGAGCGTGGGGTCAAGAGCAGAGGAACTGCAGTAGTTCGTACAGCTAAGAAAACGTCCTGCAGATTGGAGAATGCCATGAGAAAAGCAAAGTGGAACGTCTTGATCCTGACCTTGGCGCTGGCCTTGGCCTCTGTTGGAGTACAGGTCCTCGCTGCGCCGCAGCCTGTAGGGCAGGAGCAAAGCGAAACGTCAGCAAAAAAGGAAGCTCCGCTGGACGTCAACATTTACCGCGTGAGCTACAGGGTGGACGAAGTGGAGAACGGCAAGACTATCAATTCCCGCTCATACACTCTGATGACCCAGGTCGGCAATAGGGCCAGTACCCGCATTGGAAGCCAGGTGCCATATAGTACCGGAAAGGATATTCAGTATCAGAACGTAGGGATGAATATCGATTGCAAGCTGATGAAACAAGGCGGGGATTTGCTCGTGCAGACATGGCTCAATATGAATACTGTCGCGGGCAAAGAAATGATGCCTTCGGGGGCGCAGAACCCTGTGTTTGGCACATTTCAAATCCAGGATGTAACATCCTCCACAATCGGAAAACCAGCATTCGTGGGTTCAATCGACGATGTGGCTTCTAACCGCCATTATCTAATTGAAGTCACCGTAACCGAGGCAAAGTAACTTCCACCCCACATCCCCGCGCGTGGCACGGGCGTCCCGCCCGTATCCCGCGACCATCGCCGCGCCTTAGGAGGTCGGAGCTGTTAGAGTCTGTGTGGCAACTGGCTTGGCGGCGACGTAATTTACCGATTACAGGAGGTGTTGAGGATGTTTTGGAGCTTTTCCGATTCCGGCCGAGGCATGGGGCCTTCGTAGGGTCTCAGCCGGTGGCCTGCG is a window encoding:
- a CDS encoding HAMP domain-containing sensor histidine kinase — translated: MRWKPSKSNYPLLTIAVFAAGLVLAGTLLYGWINRASVADREQQEEFLNAAMRSFRGEFVAPLLEIRATFRPVPRSAATADLDLYLADFYAQWRSNDAASALVSTLSVATIDADGKTQFRTLAASSGKFNQEPWPESLETFRPRPGGIDRTGPREHRNFFFVRAGGFPFALNGSRPMIVVPLMESGERGRGFTLRIGGEREAGPDSRPEIFTEGEEIHRAPPPPSGMPRFDLPARARFSGRLRGWCFLELDINYLKQHVFPQLLQRSFGGAGIASYRVGILGGDPRQIIFSSERGLVPSSFTSPDGDALLLASYGELGALLRFRARRLARGAEADDLMDLSIAAEPPPGAEGPSTQGPERRGRFREAGAWVLVVKNKAGSIDALVARTRRRDLALGFGVLFVLAVSMGSLVVATHRARELARREMEFVAGVSHEFRTPLASIQSAGFNLSSGVVQEPGRVREYGALVRNEARRLTDLIEQVMSYAGIQSGAKRYQEVPTEVPAMLERALAEFTPAFRDAGWQVEKKVDDNLPPVLVEAPSVESAVKNLFANAIKYGGEGRWLRITAACAPNGGGGEVRISVEDHGPGIDPIDLPHIFEPFYRGHEVLASAVPGAGLGLSIVKRHIEAQGGRVSVESAEGKGSRFTIHLPAMAEAEQKAGQEARPGGLV
- a CDS encoding sigma-70 family RNA polymerase sigma factor, producing the protein MPESSEGVLSDIFPIAAASTDELETAVREHSRCVYAIAYSVLRNHHDAEDAAQETFVRFWRHHRRWKLIRNHRAWLARTAWHVALDSRRKRRALDESSISLSESVEAVLRLYAEGAPADEIAGRKEMTALLDRLIGSLPEDLRHALTLSLAEDLTSPEIAAILRIPEGTIRQRLWQARQILKEKLSVLLEGKHAR